The DNA region CTTTGCCCCCGGCCCCGCCATTGCCCCCGACACCGCCGTTGCCGGCGCGTCCGCTGTCGACGCCGGTCTGGCCGACTGATCCGTCACCGCCCGCCCCACCGGCCCCGCCGAGACCACCGATCCCGCCTGCACCCCCGGCGCCGCCTACCCCGAACAAGACGCCGCCGTTGCCCCCGGCACCGCCGTTGCCGGCGCGTCCGCCGGTATCGCCGGCGCCGCCGGTGCCACCCTTCGACGCGGCCTGCTCTCCGGCGCTACCGGTCGCACCGTCGCCACCGGCACCGCCGTTGCCACCGTTGCCGGATGCACCGATCGCAAAGAAGTCGACCGGGGGGTTGCTGGCGCTGTTGCCGCCCGCCCCGCCGTCACCACCCGCACCGCCGTTGACACCGAGGAGGCCGTGCCCGCCGGCACCACCGTCGCCGCCGTTGCCCCACCATTCGCCGCCGTGTCCGCCGTTGCCGCCGTTTGCGCCCGCCCCGCCATCGCCGCCGGCCCCACCGTTGCCGATTCCTCCGGTGTTGCCTCCGTTTCCGCCGGCCACCCCGGCGATGTCGGAGTTCCAACCGGCGCCGCCGTCACCGAAGAACAGGCCACCCATCTGTCCATCCGGGTTGTCCTGGGAGGTTCCGTCGACGCCGTCGCAGATCAGGCCGCAGGCACCCATGGGGTCGGTGAACGGGGCGAACCATTGGTTGATCTGGTCATCGACGGCGGCCCCGAAGGGGCTGTTGATCCAGGCTTCGAGGGTGGCGTGCAGCGGCAGATAGAACACCACCTGCCAGGTCTGGGCGAACCAGTCGTCGGCTGCCGCCGGTCCCGGATCATGGTTGGCGAAAACATCTGTCAACCAATCGAATTCGTCGGCATGTGCCGGTGCGAAGCCGACCGCCCAGAGCACTCCCGCTGCGATACCCGCCCCAAACAACTGCGTGCGCGGTGCGCGGGCACGGTGTCTACCGGTCATCTGGACTGCCCCGTATCTGCGTGACGGTCGAGGGTGCGCCTAGCCGGGAGAGCCCGATTGGCCCTGGCCTCCCGCGCCGTTGCCACCGTTGCCACCGTCCCCGCCGATACCGAAGATGCCGCCGTTGCCGCCGTCCCCGCCGTTGCCGCCGACACCGCCGGGGGCGGTGTTGTTGGCACCGTTGCCGCCCTGGCCTCCGTTGCCCGACGGCAGTGGCGAAGGCAGGGCGCCGCCGGCACCGTTGCCGCCGTTGATGCGGCCGGTGCCGCCGGTGCCGCCGGCCCCGCCGAGGGCACCGTTGCCACCGTCGCCACCGTTGCCGCCGTTGCCGTTGCCGCCGGTGAAGGTGCCGGTAGCGCCGTTGCCGCCGTCGCCGCCGACGGCCCCGGCACCGCCCTTGCCGCCGGTGCCGCCGACGCCCTGGGTGCCTGCAGTGCTGCCGGCGGTGGAACCACCGAGTGCACCGGTACCGCCCGCGCCGCCCTTGCCGGCGGCCCCCGCGTTGCCGCCGTCGCCGCCGGCGCCGAGGCTGCCGTTGGAGCCGGCCACACCGGTGACGCCGCCCGCACCGGTGCCGCCGGAGCCCGCATTGCCGCCGATACCGCCCTGGCCGCCCGATCCGCCGGAACCGTTGATGCCGACACTGCTACCGGTGCCGGCGTTTCCGCCGACTCCGCCGGCGCCACCGTGACCGCCGAGTCCACCGGCGCTACCGCTCTGACCGGCCCCGGAGTTGGCCCCGGAAGTACCCGCGGTGCCGGTGTAGCCGGCGCCGCCGTTGCCGCCTAGGCCGCCGTTGCCACCGGATCCGGCGTTGCCGCCGGTGCCGGTCGCGGCCTGGGCGCCGTTGCCACCGAGCAGTTTGCCGCCCACACCGCCGTTGCCGCCGGCTCCACCCGTGCCACCCTGACCGCCGTTGCCACCGCCGGTGCCGGCCACCGCGCTGGAGGTTCCGGCGGTGCCGTTGGCGCCGGTTCCGCCGCCGCCGCCGTTGGCGCCGTTGCCACCGGCACCTCCGGCGCCGGCCGCACCCGAATCCTCGCCACCGTTACCGCCGGCACCACCATTGCCACCAGACCCACCGTTGCCACCGGCAACCCCATCACCGGAACCGGCCACCACCCCGGTATTGCTGACCCCGGCAGTGCCCGAACCACCCGCACCACCCTGACCACCGGTACCGATATTGCCGCCATCACCACCGGCGCCACCATTGCCACCGGACACCCCGGCACCGGCATTGGTCGCCGACGGGTCATACCCATCACCACCGGCACCACCATTGCCCGCCGGACCCGTAACCCCGTCACCGACACCACCCGCAGCCCCACCATTGGCACCGGCCGCACCACCGGCACCACCCTGCGACGAATCACCACCATCGCCACCATCACCACCACCACCGGAATTCCCCGCAGAGTTGAGCTGGCCCGCCACACCATGGGCACCACCACCGCCATCGCCACCCTTGGCCCCGGCACCACCATCACCGCCATCACCACCGGTACCCGACAACCCCACCGAACCCGAACCACCGACGGCCACCCCACCACCGACACCACCGGCGCCACCGTCGCCACCCTTACCGGCCGCGCCCGCATTTCCACCATTGCCACCATCGCCACTGCCACCGTTGCCGAACGACCCCGCCAGCCCCGCAGCACCGGCACCGGCATCCCCACCATCGGCACCCGTCCCCCCGGCACCACCCTTGCCACCATCACCCGACACCGAACCACCCAGGCCACCGGCACCACCGTTGCCACCGGAACCACCATTGGTCCCCGACGTACCACTAGCCCCCGGCGACGAACCCGCAACACCGGACTGACCCTCGGTACCCGAACCACCCGCACCCCCGGCACCACCGTTACCGATATTGCCGCCATTACCCCCAACACCACCGTTACCACCCGAAACCCCAGCACCCGCACCAGAATTCGCCGCCGACGGGTCATAACCCACACCACCAGCACCACCATTACCCGCCGGACCGGTGACGCCGGCACCGTCGTTTCCGGCCTGCCCGGTGCCGCTGCCGTCGCCGTCGAGGCCGCCGGCACCACCGGCGCCACCCTGCGAGGAGTCCCCGCCGTTGCCCCCGTTGCCACCGGCGCCCGCCGCGCCGCCCGATCCGGCCGTCCCGGCGGCCCCGGCGGCGCCGTTGCCTCCGTTACCGCCCTTGGCGCCGTCACCGCCCTCACCGCCGTTACCGCCGGAACCGTCGGTGCCCGCGGCGGTTCCCGCGGTCGAACCACCGGCACCGCCCGCGCCGCCGGCACCGCCCGCGCCGGCGCTTCCGGCGCTGCCACCGTTGCCACCGCCGCCCAGGCTGCCGCCGGTGTCCGAGCCGCCCGCAACGCCCGAGACCCCGGCGGCCCCGGCGGCACCGCCACCGGCGGCGCCACCGTCCCCACCGCTGCCACCTTCGCCGCCGTTGCCGTTGGTGCCCACCACGCCCGAGGCGCCGGTGCCGCCGAGGAGTTTGCCTGCGGCACCACCGTTGCCGCCTCCGCCGCCGGTGCCGCCGGTACCGCCCTTGCCGCCGTCTCCGCCTGCGGCGCCGTTGGTCAGTGCGGAGTTGTCGACACCCGCGGCTCCTATGCCGCCGCCGCCGCCGTTGGCGCCGTTGCCACCGGCACCTCCGGCGCCGGCCGCACCCGAATCCTCGCCACCGTTACCGCCGGCACCACCATTGCCACCAGACCCACCGTTGCCACCGGCAACCCCATCACCGGAACCGGCCACCACCCCGGTATTGCTGACCCCGGCAGTGCCCGAACCACCCGCACCACCCTGACCACCGGTACCGATATTGCCGCCATCACCACCGGCGCCACCATTGCCACCGGACACCCCGGCACCGGCATTGGTCGCCGACGGGTCATACCCATCACCACCGGCACCACCATTGCCCGCCGGACCCGTAACCCCGTCACCGACACCACCCGCAGCCCCACCATTGGCACCGGCCGCACCACCGGCACCACCCTGCGACGAATCACCACCATCGCCACCATCACCACCACCACCGGAATTCCCCGCAGAGTTGAGCTGGCCCGCCACACCATGGGCACCACCACCGCCATCGCCACCCTTGGCCCCGGCACCACCATCACCGCCATCACCACCGGTACCCGACAACCCCACCGAACCCGAACCACCGACGGCCACCCCACCACCGACACCACCGGCGCCACCGTCGCCACCCTTACCGGCCGCGCCCGCATTTCCACCATTGCCACCATCGCCACTGCCA from Mycolicibacter sp. MU0083 includes:
- a CDS encoding PGRS repeat-containing protein, whose protein sequence is MTGRHRARAPRTQLFGAGIAAGVLWAVGFAPAHADEFDWLTDVFANHDPGPAAADDWFAQTWQVVFYLPLHATLEAWINSPFGAAVDDQINQWFAPFTDPMGACGLICDGVDGTSQDNPDGQMGGLFFGDGGAGWNSDIAGVAGGNGGNTGGIGNGGAGGDGGAGANGGNGGHGGEWWGNGGDGGAGGHGLLGVNGGAGGDGGAGGNSASNPPVDFFAIGASGNGGNGGAGGDGATGSAGEQAASKGGTGGAGDTGGRAGNGGAGGNGGVLFGVGGAGGAGGIGGLGGAGGAGGDGSVGQTGVDSGRAGNGGVGGNGGAGGKGARVVPAGRRQPVGCGRCEWRRRCWRRRRCSGGRRQRGGRCRR
- a CDS encoding PE family protein; its protein translation is MGWSVDGGAGGAGANPGEAGVGGVGGAAGVGGLHGSGQAGADGADGQRNLGGGNGGHGGDGYDFSAATPGNGGAESGGMQLFGLMATAPRGGNGGMGGAAAELAGDGGDGGDGGSGGAGGNGGNGGWAAGNGGLGGNGGNGGAGGTGSLTGVGGSGGLGGDGGKGGNGGNWTGDQQSLDAGAPGTAGNGGGGGLGGSGGEGGSGYAGAKGLTAGEDGGEGGAGGTGGKGGTGGGGGNAGTGANSTVGVNGNGGNGGVGGNGGSAGAGGEGAEGDATFLVNNGAGGNGGSSGTAGSGGQGGAGGGGGSTVGGSGGNNGSGGNGGDGGDGAKGGNGGNGAAGVLGLAGSHGELGAGGNGGNGGDSDVDGGAAGTGGAAGTGGTGTAGADGIAGTGGGATSGPAGNGGAGGVGYDPSAANSGAGAGVSGGNGGVGGNGGNIGNGGAGGAGGSGTEGQSGVAGSSPGASGTSGTNGGSGGNGGAGGLGGSVSGDGGKGGAGGTGADGGDAGAGAAGLAGSFGNGGSGDGGNGGNAGAAGKGGDGGAGGVGGGVAVGGSGSVGLSGTGGDGGDGGAGAKGGDGGGGAHGVAGQLNSAGNSGGGGDGGDGGDSSQGGAGGAAGANGGAAGGVGDGVTGPAGNGGAGGDGYDPSATNAGAGVSGGNGGAGGDGGNIGTGGQGGAGGSGTAGVSNTGVVAGSGDGVAGGNGGSGGNGGAGGNGGEDSGAAGAGGAGGNGANGGGGGIGAAGVDNSALTNGAAGGDGGKGGTGGTGGGGGNGGAAGKLLGGTGASGVVGTNGNGGEGGSGGDGGAAGGGAAGAAGVSGVAGGSDTGGSLGGGGNGGSAGSAGAGGAGGAGGAGGSTAGTAAGTDGSGGNGGEGGDGAKGGNGGNGAAGAAGTAGSGGAAGAGGNGGNGGDSSQGGAGGAGGLDGDGSGTGQAGNDGAGVTGPAGNGGAGGVGYDPSAANSGAGAGVSGGNGGVGGNGGNIGNGGAGGAGGSGTEGQSGVAGSSPGASGTSGTNGGSGGNGGAGGLGGSVSGDGGKGGAGGTGADGGDAGAGAAGLAGSFGNGGSGDGGNGGNAGAAGKGGDGGAGGVGGGVAVGGSGSVGLSGTGGDGGDGGAGAKGGDGGGGAHGVAGQLNSAGNSGGGGDGGDGGDSSQGGAGGAAGANGGAAGGVGDGVTGPAGNGGAGGDGYDPSATNAGAGVSGGNGGAGGDGGNIGTGGQGGAGGSGTAGVSNTGVVAGSGDGVAGGNGGSGGNGGAGGNGGEDSGAAGAGGAGGNGANGGGGGTGANGTAGTSSAVAGTGGGNGGQGGTGGAGGNGGVGGKLLGGNGAQAATGTGGNAGSGGNGGLGGNGGAGYTGTAGTSGANSGAGQSGSAGGLGGHGGAGGVGGNAGTGSSVGINGSGGSGGQGGIGGNAGSGGTGAGGVTGVAGSNGSLGAGGDGGNAGAAGKGGAGGTGALGGSTAGSTAGTQGVGGTGGKGGAGAVGGDGGNGATGTFTGGNGNGGNGGDGGNGALGGAGGTGGTGRINGGNGAGGALPSPLPSGNGGQGGNGANNTAPGGVGGNGGDGGNGGIFGIGGDGGNGGNGAGGQGQSGSPG